The genomic segment TGGAGCCAGCCGCAACCGCTCAACGGAATAGGCGACGCATTCGAGGAGCCTGACTATCCGTTCATGATGAGTGACGGCATCACGCTCTATTTCGGTGCGAAAAATGCCAACGGGCTCGGTGGCTACGACATCTTCAACACGCTGTTCGACACGGAGAGCAACCGCTTCTACAAGCCGCAGAACATCGGACTGCCCTTCAACTCAACAGCCAACGACTACCTCTATGCCGTCAGCGAAACGGACACGCTCGGATGGTTCGTCACCGACCGCAACCAACCCGAAGACAAAGTGTGCATCTACACCTTCGTCCCCACCCCGTCGCGACGAAACTACGACGCCAGCGAGATGGCAGCCGAACAGCTCGAGCGACTGGCTGTCGTGGCGAGCATCGCCGACACCTGGACCGACGAACGGGAGCGCACGAGGGCCATGCAACGGCTCGAACGACTCAGAAAAAGCATCGGCAGGAAAGAGCGCCAAACGCCATTCACGTTTATCGTCAACGACGAGACCGTCTATCGCAAAATCGAAGATTTCAAGTCGCCCACCAACCGTCAGGAGATTGTCGAACTCTTTCAGAAAAAAGAACGGCTGGAAAACGAAGAGAAACGGCTCGAGGAACTGCGCCTGAAATACCACTACGCCAATGCGAGTCAGCGGCGACAGCTCCACGGCGAAATCACCGACATGGAGAGGCGTTGCAGAAACCTGGAACGGGAAATACACGAACAGGAAAAAGCTATCAGGAATACAGAAAACATATTGTTGAACAAGTCATAACATTATCAGAACTATGGAAAAGAAATATTTCGCATCATCCGAACTGATTATCAACGAAGACGGAAGTTGCTTCCACCTTCACCTGCGTCCAGAACAATTGGCAGACCGCGTCATTCTTGTCGGTGACCCTGCCCGTGTAGATGCGATTGCAGAATTTTTCGACACGAAAGAGTGTGAAGTATCAAACCGCGAGTTCCACACCGTCACCGGAACGTATAAGGGCAAGCGCATCACCGCACAGTCGCACGGTATCGGTTGCGACAATATCGACATCGTGATGAACGAGCTCGACACGCTCGCCAACATCGATTACGAGACACGCACCGAGAAATCGGAACACCGCACGCTCACCTGTGTGCGCATCGGCACCTGCGGCGGACTCCAGCCGTTCACGCCGACAGGCTGTTTCGTGGCAAGCGTGAAGAGCATCGGCACCGACGGACTTCTCAACTTCTACGCAGGAAGAGACCAGGTCTGCGATTTGGAATTGGAAAAAGCATTCATGAAACACATGGATTGGAACGCCAAAAAAGGAGCGCCCTACGTAGCCGTTGCCGACCGAGATCTCCTCAATCAGATAGCCGGCGACGACATGGTACGTGGCTACACCGTCGCATGTGGCGGCTTCTATGGTCCACAAGGACGACAGCTGCGCGCCGAGATTTCCGACCCGCAGCAGAACGAGAAGCTTGAGAGCTTTGTTTACGACGACATGCACATCTGCAACTTCGAGATGGAGTCGTCGGCAGTTGCCGGTCTCGCCTCCCTGCTCGGACACCGCGCCATGACCTGCTGCATGGTCATCGCCAACCGCTATGCGAAGGAGATGAACACCGAATACAAAAACTCCATCGAGACACTCATCGAGAAAGTGCTCGAACGAATCTAAGGAGGTCATGGCTGGCATATACACCCTACTGCTGCTCGTACTGAGCAACATCTTCATGACGCTGGCATGGTACGGACACCTGAAACTGCAACAGACCGGCACATCCAGTAACTGGCCGCTGATTGGCGTCATCGCCTTCTCATGGCTCATCGCCTTCTTCGAATACTGCTGTCAGGTGCCTGCCAACCGCATCGGCTTTGAAGGCAACGGAGGACCCTTCTCGCTCGTACAGCTGAAGGTTATACAGGAGTGCGTCTCGCTCCTCGTCTTCGCCATCATCGCCAACATGATGTTCCAGAACCAAAGCCTCCACTGGAACCACGCAGCCGCTTTCCTCTGCATCATCGCCGCCGTCTATTTTGTGTTTATGGAGTAAGTTTGAGGTTTGAGGTTTGAGGTTTGAGATTTGAGGTTTGAGATTTGAGGTTTAGAGCGATGAAAACTATTGAAAATAATGTATATGAAATAACGAGTGAGTTTGCAATTCGTATTGTCAAACTATATAAATATTTAACTGAAGAGAAACATGAATATATCATGTCAAAACAGTTATTTCGCTCAGGAACAAGTATTGGAGCAAATTCTTTTGAAGGTAAAAACGCACAAAGTAGGGCTGATTTCAACAGCAAAATGAATATTGCGCTTAAAGAGGCAACTGAATCAGGGTTTTGGATAGATTTACTACACAAAACCGAATATTTGGATGAGACACAATACAAATCTCTCTACAACGATTGGAATAAAATCATGGGTGTACTAACAAAAATAGTAAAGGCTACAAAAAAATGAACGACCTCAAACCTCAAACCTCAAACCTCAAACCTCAAACCTCAAACCTCAAACCTCAAACCTCAAACCTTGAGGATACCATCTGCGCATTAGCCACACCTCCTGGCGGAGCTCTCGACATCATCCGTGTGTCGGGCAGCCAAAGTCTTGCCATTGTCTCACGCATATTCAGCAAAGACCTCACACAAGAAAAGGGCTACACCCTGCACTATGGGAACATCATTGCTGATGATGGCACCACGATTGACGAAGTGATGGTCAGCATCTTCCGCGCACCCCGTAGCTATACGGGCGAAGACTGCGTCGAAATCTCCTGTCACGGCTCGAGCTATATAATAAATAATGTGTTGGAACTGCTCATCCTGCACGGCTGCCGGATGGCTAACCCGGGCGAGTTCACACAACGGGCTTTCCTCAACGGCAAGATGGACCTCTCGCAAGCCGAAGCCGTTGCCGACCTCATCGCCTCCACCAACCGGGCAACACACCAGACAGCCATGTCGCAACTGCGAGGAAACTTCTCCAGCGAACTGGCAAAACTGCGCGACCAACTCCTGAAACTCACCTCCCTGCTCGAACTCGAACTCGACTTCTCCGACCACGAAGACCTCGAGTTTGCCGACAGAACCGAACTGAAAAATATAGCTGAAAAAATTGACCGTCGCATCACTCATCTTGCCCATAGCTTTGAAAAAGGACAAGCCATCAAGCAAGGCATCCCCGTAGCCATCGTCGGCAAGACAAACGTAGGCAAATCAACACTCCTGAACCGACTGTTGAAAGACGACCGCGCCATCGTTTCCGATATTCACGGCACCACCCGCGACACCATCGAAGACACCATTGACCTGCAAGGCATCACCTTCCGATTCATCGACACCGCCGGCATTCGCCAGACCGCCGACACCATCGAGCAGATTGGCATCAACCGCACCTACGCAGCCATCAGCAAAGCCCGTATCGTCATCTGGATAATCGACCAGGAACCAACGGAAGAAGATGTTAAAGAAATACAAGAACTCTGCAATGATAAGTCTTTGATTATCATCCATAACAAGATAGATAAACAAACTTCTATTGACCCTCTTTCCTCCACCCTTTTCCAAGTCCGCCATTATGCATTCCTGCGGATTTCCGCCAAGCACAATCTCCACATCGACGAACTGGAAAAAGCCATTTACGAAGCAGCCGACCTCCCCACCCTTTCCGATACGGACGTCATCGTCACCTCTGCCCGCCATTACGACGCTCTCCTCCGTGCCCATGAAAGCATCCAGCGCATCCTCACCGGCATGCAGATGCAACTAAGCGGAGACCTCATAGCCGAAGACCTCCGCCAAACCCTCGACATCCTCGCCGAAATCACCGGCGGACAAATCACACCACAAGAAACCCTCAACAACATCTTCAAACATTTTTGCGTGGGCAAGTGACCCCTTATAAACAACTCTGAACAACTTGGAGCAATTTGAACTAAGTCCCTCTAAATGAGGGACTTTTTGTATTTTAACACTTCAAGTTGCATATTTGTTAGTTACAGTTTTTCCAGTTATTTTTGCACCATATTTCTACCGCGAGTGTAAAATAGAAAGTCGATTTCACACCAAGATGACATCATAGGTACAAGCGTGAGACGCTGTGAGAAAATGCCAAAATGCAATCGAAGGTACAACGTGAGACACCATGAGACGTGGTGAGACACTATGAGACACTTTAGCAGGAGAAAATTCACTAACGAGTGCAACAATTATGGAGATTCAGAAACGCTGCAAGTATTGTGGAAGATCCTTTATTGCGCATAAGATGACCACTATCTATTGCTCACCTTCGTGCAATAATAAGGATTACAAGAGAGCAATCCGAGAAAAGCAGATTGCCGAATTCATGGAGGAAGAAAAGAAGAAGACACCCAAGGTAGATATTCTTGGGGGCAAGGAATTCCTCACCCCTACTGAAGGTGCATCACTGCTTGGACTGAGTCGTGCTACTTTCTATCGCTATATGAGCAATGGAACCATCAAGGCTGTCCAGCTTCGTGGTAAGACTATCATCAGGCGAAAGGATATAGAGCGATTGTTCGACAATCCCCCTACCTACCAGTCCCATTCCGAGAAGAAGCAGGAGAAGCGTGAATACTATACCTTCAGGCAAATCATGGAGAAATTCAAATGCTCCAAGAAGGCGGTCATGACCAGAGTTGAGAAATACAATATACCCAAAGTATATCAAGGCCGCAACTGTTTCTTTGATCGTGCTCTTGTTGATGTTCATTTTGCTCAACTTATTGCGGAGATAGACCTTCGTGACTATTATACAATTCCGCAGTTGGAGGAGAAGTACAAGATGAGCCACGCAGCAGTATTATCATTTGTGACCAGAAACAAGATTCCACGTATCACCCAAGGAAGAACTGTCTATTATTCCAGGGCGCATATCGATACGATAAAAGGTGAACGTGAATCCATCGACCCGAACTACTATACCTACTCGGAGATTATGGAGAAGTATCACTTCACAAAAGACCAAGTTGCCTACTATATCCATAACTACGAGATAGACAATCATAAGCAGGGACGATTTACGGTCATCAACAGAAAGGAGTTTGATCGTATCATCAAGGAGCGCATGGAAACAAATGCCCTGGAAAAAGAGAAAGAGCGGAGAGCAAAACTGCCGAAACTCAATGAAATTCCTGATGGCTATATTTCCGTTGCACAGATAGCAGAGAAATATGGAGTCACAACCAAACATGTCCAGGCTAAGACTCGTGAGGCAAAAACACCAAAACTTATTATCAAGCATTTGAACTACTATAACGAGGCTGCCATTGAACAGCTGTTCAACAGAGACCCGGAGAAGTTTGAGGTTCCCGAAGACTATATCACAGCACAGGAGATTGCCAAACGTTTCAAGGTCACAGTCCATCATGTGCATGGACGAACCAGAGAGGCTAACATTCCAAAGATAACTGTGAAGCACGTCAACTTCTACGAGCTGAAAGCCGTCGAAGCCCTGTTTGCAAAGAACGAAGCCTGTGAGGAGCTGCAAAAGGATGAAAATGCAGAATGGATATCTGGTACTGATGTGGAAGAGATGCTTGGCATTACGACGTGTGCAAGAAGGTCGTTCGTTTCACGTCATAAGATTCCATCCAAGAAAGAACACGGTATTGCCTATTATCTCAGGTCTGCTATTGAAGACGTAAACAACACATTGGCAAAATACGGCGAGCATTACTATACCGTAGAGCAAATCTGTGAGAAGTTCAACATGGACAGGGATAAGGTTTACGGGATGCTGAGATATAGCAATGTAAGAAAAGTCCATGAAGGAAGATTCGTTTTGTTCCTCAAAGAGGATATCATAAAAACGATCCATGAGCGACAGTTCACATAAGATTACCAATTACTCAGACTTATTCAGCCCTTATCCTAAATTATAGAAGAATGAAGGCTGTCAGTATCAAATAAGTAAAGACATTTGCAACCAAATTAAATAATAAAGACTATGCAGTATTGTAAGACAGTAACACTTCGGACACGCCCCATTAAAAATGGAATGTTGTCGTACTACTTGGATTACTATCCAGGCTACAGGGACATCGTTACGATGAAGACAACTCGCCATGAATCATTGGGTATCTACATTTATGCAGACCCCCAGAACAAACGAGAAAAGGATTTCAACGACAGGATGACAGAAAAAGCTGAAGCCATCCGATGTCGGAGATACGAAAGCGTTGTCAACGAAAGATACGACTTCTTTGACAAAGCAAGGATGCAGGGTGATTTCCTTGACTACTTCAACAGAGTTTTACAAGGGAAAGACCCCAAGTGGAAGTTCGTCTATGAACATTTCAAGTATTTTGTCGGTGGCAAATGCAGATGTGAAGAAGTTGACATCGACCTATGCAACAACTTCCGTAAGTATCTGCTTACAGCCAAGAACCTCAGAACAGGCAAGCCTATGTTCATCAACTCTGTTGCTGGATATTGGTCAACCTTCCGTGGATTCATCAATATCGCATACAGAGATAAGATGATTCGCACCAACCCGAACGACTTCCTCGAAAAGATTCCAACAGTCCCTGTTAATAAGGAAAGCCTGACACTGGCAGAGCTACAAAAGCTCTACAAAACTCCTTGCGAAATAGATGTCCTTAAAAGAGCCTCTATTTTTGCTTGTCTAACAGGAATGCGTCGAAGTGATATTATAAACCTAAGCTGGGGAAATATCAAATCTTATTCAGATGGTGGTAAATATGTGGAATTTTACGCTCAAAAGACGAAGGCGCGAAATATCATTCCTATTAGCGAGGAAGCATACAAACTAATTTCTCAGAACAGGAAAAGTATCAACGGCAAGGTATTTGAGGGGTTCGAGATTATCATGGCACAAAAGCCCTTAAAAGCCTGGCTAAGAAAAGCAGGTATCAAGAAACGCATAACATTCCACTCTTTCCGACACACATTCGCATCATTGCAAGTAGAACTTGGAACAGATCTCTATACGGTCATGCAGCTGTTGGCTCATAAGAGCGTGACAACAACACAGATATATGCTTGTCATGCAGACCCGAAAAGGCGAGAAACGGCAACAAGAATCTCATCTAAGGTACTTGGCAAAGAGAAGAAAGCCAAATAATGCTCTATATTTTGAGCAAACAAACATTTTTCACAATATATCTCGCCACCATAAATGAGGAAAGACAAGGAATAATATTAAAAATGCCCAAAATATCGTAGTATAAAGAGATTATCTTTCAGTAATTCAAAAATTCTCCTTAACTTTGCAGTCCGAAAACTCAATTAAATCAGAGTAAGTATGACTAACAAAATTAAGGAGAATATTATAATATTTTGGGGAGGATTGGCAATCTGTCTATATATTGCAAACTCCTTTGAATGGATTGATATAAACCAGTGGCTCCAACAAGCCATAAATTATAAATACACCTTTGAAGAGGTCACAAGAAAGGCCTTTCCTATATTATTAAGCATTTTAGTCCTGATTGGAATCGCTAAAATCATCATCGTTAGCTTTCAATTAGGACAACTATCCATACCATCTGCACGATGCAGCGGAAGGCGGGAGGTAAAGCTGCTTCCGTCATTATCCCTAGATGAGCAGCCTTTCTCAGAGCCACATGAAGATAACTTTACCTCTTTGAGGACACCAACGACCACTGAAAGGATTCAGCACATACGCGACAGACATCTGCAAGAGCAGATAGCCTTACGTCAACAAATTATGAATAGCATTCACGATTATCTTTTCCGTATTCTACCACCCTATATGAAGGACAAGGATATTGAAACCTTATACGAGAACGTTGATTTATGGCAGTATTCCCAAGACACTCCCCTATCACCAACCCTGACAAACGGAAAGCTTTCCACTCTGGACCTAAGGCATCTTGCATGGAATGTTGGAGAGCGACTGAAATGGGCAGGTGAAAAACGAGCACTTTTCATCAAGCAATCTTTCCCAAACGAGTTTAGAGACTCTGACATCTCTTCCATTCGCAGAAACCTCCGACAGCAAGGAGATTGTATCATTAAGATTGATGTTCCAGATAAACACGATTATCAGTTCCACCTATTTGAGGTATAATCTCGCTTTTTATGACTTATTCCAAACTTAACTCGGAATGACGAAATACAGCGTTGAATCAGTCTGTTCCTTTGCACTCAAATTACAAATTGTTTGAGATCATGCAAGAAACATTGACATTCAATGACCTCCCAGAGGTCGTTTCCCAGGTTCTTTCCAAAGTGGAGAGACTGGAAAGAGTACTTGACATCATCAAAGATGAAGTGTGCAAGAAGTCTTCACCATCAACAGACCACACGCCCATGACCATTGACGAGGCATGTGACTTCCTGAAGATGAAGAAATCCACCATGTATTACCATATCGAGCGCAACAATATTCCAGCCACCAAACGAGGAAAGAACTACATTCTTTTCAAAGACGAGCTTGTTGGCTGGCTGGAGTCTGGCCGTAAATCTCCCGTCGCATTAACGCCGGAAGAAATGAATGCTCAAAAGCTGTCATCCATCAAGCGCAAACCGCAGCAGAACACGGAGAAGATGGCACGTATGATCTCGCTGTACTGATAGCCAATCAGAGTGCTGCGAAGTCCTAAGTGTGAGTCTATCACAGAGGACAGAATAGAGTCGAATTTGTCCAAAACGAAAAATATTCCGCCAAAAGCGGTGATTTTCTCAGATTTTTGTTGTACCTTTGCCATGTCATTGATGATTTTTGCTTGTCTTGATTTGCAGCACTAAGGTAAGTGAAAAATCTGACATGGCAAAATCCTGGGCAACTTTTTGTTGCTCAGGAACTTATAAAAATAGTTAAACTAAAGTGCTGCGGAATTAAGGAAAGTTAAAAAATCCTCCCACTTTTGTTAGATATATTTTTTTGTGTAATTTTGTAATCGTTATGCGGCAGTAATAATATACATATTAATACGAGTTAGTAATCCTGTAGTTCTCACATGCTACGAGGAGGTATTAAAAGGTGCGTTTCGACAATGCATCTATTGTAGTATATTATTGCTTAATCCAAATGAATATTATAAATTTAGGAATTCTTGCTCACATTGATGCAGGAAAAACTTCCGTAACCGAGAATCTGCTGTTTGCCAGTGGAGCAACGGAAAAGTGCGGCTGTGTGGATAATGGTGACACCATAATGGACTCTATGGATATAGAGAAACGTAGAGGAATTACTGTCCGGGCTTCTACGACATCTATTATCTGGAATGGAGTGAAATGCAATATCATTGACACTCCGGGACACATGGATTTTATTGCGGAAGTGGAGCGGACATTCAAAATGCTTGATGGAGCAGTCCTCATCTTATCCGCAAAGGAAGGCATACAAGCGCAGACAAAGCTGCTGTTCAATACTTTACAGAAGCTGCAAATCCCGACAATTATATTTATCAACAAAATTGACCGTGCCGGTGTGAATTTGGAGCGTTTGTATCTGGATATAAAAACAAATCTGTCGCAAGATGTCCTGTTTATGCAAACTGTTGTCGATGGATCGGTTTATCCGATTTGCTCCCAAACATATATAAAGGAAGAATACAAAGAATTTGTATGCAACCATGACGACAATATATTGGAACGATATTTGGCGGATAGCGAAATATCACCGGCTGATTATTGGAATACGGTAATAGCTCTTGTGGCAAAAGCCAAGGTCTATCCGGTACTACATGGATCAGCAATGTTCAATATCGGTATCAATGAGTTGTTGGACGCCATCTCTTCTTTTATACTTCCTCCGGCATCAGTCTCAAACAGACTTTCAGCTTATCTCTATAAGATAGAGCATGACCCCAAAGGACATAAAAGAAGTTTTCTAAAAATAATTGACGGAAGTCTGAGACTTCGAGACGTTGTAAGAATCAACGATTCGGAAAAGTTCATCAAGATTAAAAATCTAAAGACTATTTATCAGGGCAGAGAGATAAATGTTGATGAAGTGGGTGCCAATGATATCGCAATTGTAGAAGATATAGCAGATTTTCGAATAGGAGATTATTTAGGTGCTAAACCTTGTTTGATTCAAGGATTATCCCATCAGCATCCCGCTCTCAAATCCTCCGTCCGGCCAGACAAGCCCGAAGAGAGAAGCAAGGTGATATCCGCTCTGAATACATTGTGGATTGAAGACCCGTCTTTGTCCTTTTCCATAAACTCATATAGTGATGAATTGGAAATCTCGTTATATGGTTTAACCCAGAAGGAAATCATACAGACATTGCTGGAAGAACGATTTTCCGTAAAGGTCCATTTTGATGAGATCAAGACTATCTACAAAGAACGACCTATAAAAAAGGTCAATAAGATTATTCAGATCGAAGTGCCACCCAACCCTTATTGGGCCACAATAGGGCTGACTCTTGAACCCTTGCCGTTAGGAACAGGGTTGCAGATCGAAAGTGACATCTCCTATGGTTATCTGAACCATTCTTTTCAAAATGCCGTTTTTGAAGGGATTCGTATGTCTTGCCAATCGGGATTACATGGATGGGAAGTGACAGATCTGAAAGTAACTTTTACTCAAGCCGAGTATTATAGCCCGGTAAGTACACCTGCTGATTTTAGACAATTGACCCCTTATGTCTTCAGGCTGGCTTTGCAACAGTCAGGTGTAGACATTCTCGAACCGATGCTATATTTTGAGTTGCAGATCCCCCAGGTGGCGAGTTCCAAAGCTATTACAGATTTGCAAAAAATGATGTCTGAGATTGAAGACATCAGTTGCAATAATGATTGGTGTCATATTAAAGGGAAAGTTCCATTAAATACAAGTAAAGACTACGTCTCAGAAGTAAGTTCATACACTAAGGGCTTAGGCGTTTTTATGGTTAAGCCATGCGGGTATCAAATAACAAAAGGCGATTATTCTGATAATATCCGCATGAACGAAAAAGATAAACTTTTATTCATGTTCCAAAAATCAATGTCATCAAAATAATGGAGCGGTCAGGAAATTTCTATAAGGCAATACGGTTGGGATATATACTTATCTCCATTCTTATCGGATGTATGGCATATAATAGCCTCTATGAATGGCAGGAGATAGAAGCATTAGAACTTGGCAATAAAAAAATAGACGAGCTCCGAAAAGAAATAAACAATATCAATATTCAAATGATAAAATTTTCTCTATTGGGTGAAACAATACTGGAATGGAACGATAAAGATATCGAGCATTACCATGCACGGCGTATGGCAATGGACAGTATGCTCTGCCGTTTCAAGGTCACCTATCCAGCAGAGCGTATCGATAGTGTGCGCAGTCTTTTAGAGGATAAGGAACGACAGATGTTCCAGATAGTCCGGTTAATGGATGAACAACAATCTATTAACAAGAAGATAGCCAATCAAATTCCGGTTATTGTGCAGAAAAGTGTGCAGGAACAGTCCAAAAAGCCAAAACGAAAAGGTTTCTTGGGCATCTTCGGCAAAAAAGAGGGAACGAAGCCAACGACAACAACGACTACGCTCCGTTCATCCAATAGAAACATGGTCAACGAACAGAAAGCGCAGAGCCGTCGATTGTC from the Prevotella sp. Rep29 genome contains:
- a CDS encoding nucleoside phosphorylase, giving the protein MEKKYFASSELIINEDGSCFHLHLRPEQLADRVILVGDPARVDAIAEFFDTKECEVSNREFHTVTGTYKGKRITAQSHGIGCDNIDIVMNELDTLANIDYETRTEKSEHRTLTCVRIGTCGGLQPFTPTGCFVASVKSIGTDGLLNFYAGRDQVCDLELEKAFMKHMDWNAKKGAPYVAVADRDLLNQIAGDDMVRGYTVACGGFYGPQGRQLRAEISDPQQNEKLESFVYDDMHICNFEMESSAVAGLASLLGHRAMTCCMVIANRYAKEMNTEYKNSIETLIEKVLERI
- a CDS encoding DMT family protein — encoded protein: MAGIYTLLLLVLSNIFMTLAWYGHLKLQQTGTSSNWPLIGVIAFSWLIAFFEYCCQVPANRIGFEGNGGPFSLVQLKVIQECVSLLVFAIIANMMFQNQSLHWNHAAAFLCIIAAVYFVFME
- a CDS encoding four helix bundle protein: MKTIENNVYEITSEFAIRIVKLYKYLTEEKHEYIMSKQLFRSGTSIGANSFEGKNAQSRADFNSKMNIALKEATESGFWIDLLHKTEYLDETQYKSLYNDWNKIMGVLTKIVKATKK
- the mnmE gene encoding tRNA uridine-5-carboxymethylaminomethyl(34) synthesis GTPase MnmE; translation: MNDLKPQTSNLKPQTSNLKPQTSNLEDTICALATPPGGALDIIRVSGSQSLAIVSRIFSKDLTQEKGYTLHYGNIIADDGTTIDEVMVSIFRAPRSYTGEDCVEISCHGSSYIINNVLELLILHGCRMANPGEFTQRAFLNGKMDLSQAEAVADLIASTNRATHQTAMSQLRGNFSSELAKLRDQLLKLTSLLELELDFSDHEDLEFADRTELKNIAEKIDRRITHLAHSFEKGQAIKQGIPVAIVGKTNVGKSTLLNRLLKDDRAIVSDIHGTTRDTIEDTIDLQGITFRFIDTAGIRQTADTIEQIGINRTYAAISKARIVIWIIDQEPTEEDVKEIQELCNDKSLIIIHNKIDKQTSIDPLSSTLFQVRHYAFLRISAKHNLHIDELEKAIYEAADLPTLSDTDVIVTSARHYDALLRAHESIQRILTGMQMQLSGDLIAEDLRQTLDILAEITGGQITPQETLNNIFKHFCVGK
- a CDS encoding helix-turn-helix domain-containing protein, yielding MTTIYCSPSCNNKDYKRAIREKQIAEFMEEEKKKTPKVDILGGKEFLTPTEGASLLGLSRATFYRYMSNGTIKAVQLRGKTIIRRKDIERLFDNPPTYQSHSEKKQEKREYYTFRQIMEKFKCSKKAVMTRVEKYNIPKVYQGRNCFFDRALVDVHFAQLIAEIDLRDYYTIPQLEEKYKMSHAAVLSFVTRNKIPRITQGRTVYYSRAHIDTIKGERESIDPNYYTYSEIMEKYHFTKDQVAYYIHNYEIDNHKQGRFTVINRKEFDRIIKERMETNALEKEKERRAKLPKLNEIPDGYISVAQIAEKYGVTTKHVQAKTREAKTPKLIIKHLNYYNEAAIEQLFNRDPEKFEVPEDYITAQEIAKRFKVTVHHVHGRTREANIPKITVKHVNFYELKAVEALFAKNEACEELQKDENAEWISGTDVEEMLGITTCARRSFVSRHKIPSKKEHGIAYYLRSAIEDVNNTLAKYGEHYYTVEQICEKFNMDRDKVYGMLRYSNVRKVHEGRFVLFLKEDIIKTIHERQFT
- a CDS encoding site-specific integrase yields the protein MQYCKTVTLRTRPIKNGMLSYYLDYYPGYRDIVTMKTTRHESLGIYIYADPQNKREKDFNDRMTEKAEAIRCRRYESVVNERYDFFDKARMQGDFLDYFNRVLQGKDPKWKFVYEHFKYFVGGKCRCEEVDIDLCNNFRKYLLTAKNLRTGKPMFINSVAGYWSTFRGFINIAYRDKMIRTNPNDFLEKIPTVPVNKESLTLAELQKLYKTPCEIDVLKRASIFACLTGMRRSDIINLSWGNIKSYSDGGKYVEFYAQKTKARNIIPISEEAYKLISQNRKSINGKVFEGFEIIMAQKPLKAWLRKAGIKKRITFHSFRHTFASLQVELGTDLYTVMQLLAHKSVTTTQIYACHADPKRRETATRISSKVLGKEKKAK
- a CDS encoding helix-turn-helix domain-containing protein; its protein translation is MQETLTFNDLPEVVSQVLSKVERLERVLDIIKDEVCKKSSPSTDHTPMTIDEACDFLKMKKSTMYYHIERNNIPATKRGKNYILFKDELVGWLESGRKSPVALTPEEMNAQKLSSIKRKPQQNTEKMARMISLY
- the tet(Q) gene encoding tetracycline resistance ribosomal protection protein Tet(Q), which encodes MNIINLGILAHIDAGKTSVTENLLFASGATEKCGCVDNGDTIMDSMDIEKRRGITVRASTTSIIWNGVKCNIIDTPGHMDFIAEVERTFKMLDGAVLILSAKEGIQAQTKLLFNTLQKLQIPTIIFINKIDRAGVNLERLYLDIKTNLSQDVLFMQTVVDGSVYPICSQTYIKEEYKEFVCNHDDNILERYLADSEISPADYWNTVIALVAKAKVYPVLHGSAMFNIGINELLDAISSFILPPASVSNRLSAYLYKIEHDPKGHKRSFLKIIDGSLRLRDVVRINDSEKFIKIKNLKTIYQGREINVDEVGANDIAIVEDIADFRIGDYLGAKPCLIQGLSHQHPALKSSVRPDKPEERSKVISALNTLWIEDPSLSFSINSYSDELEISLYGLTQKEIIQTLLEERFSVKVHFDEIKTIYKERPIKKVNKIIQIEVPPNPYWATIGLTLEPLPLGTGLQIESDISYGYLNHSFQNAVFEGIRMSCQSGLHGWEVTDLKVTFTQAEYYSPVSTPADFRQLTPYVFRLALQQSGVDILEPMLYFELQIPQVASSKAITDLQKMMSEIEDISCNNDWCHIKGKVPLNTSKDYVSEVSSYTKGLGVFMVKPCGYQITKGDYSDNIRMNEKDKLLFMFQKSMSSK